DNA from Daucus carota subsp. sativus chromosome 1, DH1 v3.0, whole genome shotgun sequence:
TTGCTCTCAACTATCACTAGCGCCTAAAAGTTTAGGGACTGCACTTGTTACGGTTTATGATATGGGACTTTCTCCCCCACTTGCTGCCACCTCCGTGGTTCAAGTTGCTGATGTAGATTGGCTTAAGATTACTTCGGGAGAACTAATAAGCCTCGTGGAAGGAAGTTCCCAATCTATAGATCTTCTGGCTGGGGTAAATAATGGACGCACTTTTGACTTCTCCCAGTACATGTATATGAAAATTCGTGTGCATATTGAAGATCATAATATTGTTAGTCTGTTAGATGGTATTAGCGATGGATATCTGAAGGCTCCAAAATTTATCCTTCAGGCCAAAAATCACGGTATTACGACTCTTTATGTAAGTGCTAGGCAACAATCTGGACGTGAAATATTGAGCCAATTTATTAAGGTTGAAGTTTATGCCCCACTTAGTATACGTCCTTCTAATATATATCTTGTACCCGGTGCTTCTTATGTGCTTACCGTGGAAGGAGGCCCAACTATTGGTGGTTATGTTGAATATGGAAGTATGAATGATGAGACTGCAATAATTCATAAATCTTCTGGGCGGCTGATTGCAATTGCTCCAGGGAATACAACTCTCGTGGCTAGAATTTATAGCAAAGGTGATGAAGTGATGTGTCATGCATTTGGATATGTAGTAGTTGAGATCCCTTCTTCAGCAATGTTAAATGTGCAGAGTGAGCAACTTGCCATTGGTAGCGAACTACAAATATATCCTTCGTTTACCAACGGTAATTTGTTTTCTTTGTATGAGGTGTGCAAGAATTATGAATGGAGCGTTGAAGATGAAGACGTATTGACTTTCAAAGTAGTAGATCTCTTGCATGGTTACAAGCTTGGTGCCTCTTCCATTGTTTTGGAAGCAAGTGGATCTAATGAGAAGCTTGACCTAAGGTTTATCCGCGAGTTTTATGGAAAGTCTTCTGGCCAGACTCATGTCAGCGTTTCATTTTCTTGTAATTTTGTATCCCGTTCATTTTCACAGTCCAGGTTATATACTGCATCCATATTGCTCTCTGTGGTGCCTGATCTCCCTCTTGCTCTTGGAAAACCAGTGACATGGGTACTTCCTCCTCATTATATAACATCAAATCTCTTACCATCATCTTCAGGGTCCTACAGTCAGGGAGATGCTCAGAGCAGCAAAGGAACCATTACTTACACTTTGTTAAAAGAATATGGGGGTCAGAAAGATATAGAGTTGGTAAATGAAGCAATATCCATCCAAGGTGTTAAAATACAAACAAGAGAGAGTAATAATATTGGGTGCATTCAGGCGAAAGATAGATTGACTGGAAGATTTGAGATTGCATCTTGTGTTAGAGTCGCTGAGGTAGCTCAAATCAGAGTGAGCAGGCATGCGTTTCCATTTTACAGCGTTAACCTTGCTGTTGGAGCTGAACTCAGTATTCCGCTGATATATTACGATGCTTTTGGATACCCTTTCTACGAGGCTTATAACATTGTTTTGTATGATGTTGAGACTAACTATGGCGACATTGTCTCCATCAATGACACACATGACGGTAATATATATCTGAAAGCATTACAATTTGGTAGAGCACTGGTCCGAATATCCTTAAAAAATAACTCAACCAAGTCGGACTACTTGTTGATCACAATTGGTGCTCGTTTGTACCCTCATAATCCACTCCTCCAATTGGGTAATCGTCTTAATTTCAGTATTGAAGGCCTCACTGATCAAGTATCTGGCTGGTGGACGAGTGTTAATACAAGTACTGTTTCAATAGACAGGGTGTCTGGAGAAGCTGAAGCCATTGGGGAAGGAAGTACTCAAGTCATCTATGAAAGCTCAGATTTCAAGTTGCTGACGTTTGTTACAGTCTCAAAGGGGCATATGATAACTGTTAATGCTCCAAAAGGGATTCTAACAAATGCTCCTTTCTCAATGAGAGGTTATAAATTCCTTGTGACATTTAGTGATGCGTTTGAACCCATCCGTGAACCAGGGGGGGCTGTTAAAACACTCCTGCATGAGTGTGAAGTGGAGCCACATTTTGTTGGGTATGCAGACCCATGGATGGATTTTGAGAGTGGAATGTCATATTGTCTCTTCTTTCCATACTCACCAGGACACTTGGTTCGTTCAGTTGGAAATTTGAAGGATACAAGGCGGGATATAAGTGTTACCATCAATGCTTTTGTGCGAGGAACAAACAATATATCTGGAtctgcttctgctttttttgtTGGTGGATTTGCTATACTGGACATGGACCACAACTCATTACATTTGAATTTGACTTCCAAGTCTAACAAGTCTGTCATAACTGTAGTCGGTAATACAGATGTTGTTGTTGACTCGCAAGGTCGGAATCAGTTGCTAATCACACCTATACACAGAGAAAATAATGGAGTAGCAGGGCGGGCAGAATACGAGGTCAAAGTTCTCAGCTCTTGGAGGTTCAAAGATAAATTGATAATTTCACTCGCAGCAAATGGCCAGAGAGTCGAAATTGATGTAAACTATGAACCTGAGAAGATACCCGCACTGCCTTCATCCACTAAAGTCAGCAACTGGATGGTTATACTTGTGTGTTCCTCTGTTCTAATATCAACACTAATTCTGTTTCTCTGTTACCTGGATAGATCAAATAGATATCAAGCAAATGCGGCACCTACCACCCGAACTGCCACAGTTCAATCACCGGCAACCCCTCCTCGGAGCAGTCCATCCGTCGTGAATGAACACTCTCCACAAACGCCTCAAGCTTTCATAGACTATGTAAGGAGAACAGTTGATGAGACTCCTTACTACAGGAAAGATCCGCGCAGGAGGTTTAATGCACAAAATACCTTTTAGATTGTATGAGCACTTTATTAGTTCTCTCCTTTCCCCTTTCCCCTTTCTAAGTTGTTGTATCAGTTTGGATGAATATATAGTCACACTAGAAAAGGGTTGTAGTCATGTAAGGCAACTGTTGTATTAATGCCATTTTTCTGGCTACAAATTTAAGCCCCACCCTTTTGTGCTCTGTCTTGTTCTTGATTATAACCAATATCTTGGATCTGTGACCTTGTCTATAACGCACAAGTAATTATGGGATTTAGACGATAGTGCAGTAATAGATACAGAAAAGATTGTGCATCAActgcaaatttaaattttccatACCATGCATGTAAATGTAATTACAAAAATAGACAAGGGAACGTTTTGCTTATATTTTAGAAATGGTCTAGCATATCAAGAGAGAACAAGTTCTTAAAATGGAACCAGAGAagcactaaggttctgctgcagacacctaaattttaaatagatttttagaaACCAAATCtacatacatgtttttttttcatgttttttcatcgttgtatgtgttcaaaagtaattttaaaatataatacatagatattgacattttttgcttATAAAGTTCTATTGCATTCCATGGGCTCTTCATGCAATGGTTGCCTCTTTAACGTAACTCTgagattataatataattacaagAAGAGAATATCTTTAACATGACTCCgagattataatataattataggaAGAGAATAGAAATAGATAATACTACTAGCATGTTCAGcttattttatattctttttgaaattactaatttatttcCGAAAGAGTAAATAAATGAGTTTAGGCAAGTCATTATGTTCGTCCCGTTCTAATGCATCCAAACATCATCGATAATTTTTCGTCTTATTTGAATTTTCTGCACAAATTAATAACActttattagttttatataaACTGaaccttaaaataaaaaatttctgtTTACATTCATCATATAAGTTTATCCacatataaaatgaaaaaaaaaaaccatcccATATAAGAGCAGATTACCTATcctattacttataaataatataaaataatgagatgtcttagttatttaggtaatctatttttagtgtctaactccaatagtaatccctatatttattctcctaagattattttaataataaatttgagggaGAGAAGGGGAAAAAGAGAGAATAGACAAAGAAATAAGGAGagagataattattttattcataaatattaaatagataatggctaggggttacttaaaaataggtaatggcCAGGAGAATCAAGGTTATGCTAGCACTAGGAttgtgttggagtgcaatttttttaacacattatccaaatgtgagtttaggacatcataCAGGTAACCGATTGGACTTGCTATAAATTTGTCTGCGTCTTATATCACATGTATTGGAAAGACAGTCTTGTTTAGTGTTTGTGTGGTTGTGGTGGAAGTGTGATCGTGATCAATCAATCCAGAGAAGATGGCAATGTTGTGGAATATTCCGGCACATAGAAAGGTTAGATTGCACTTAAATTATTTCATTGCTAAGGAATTCATTTTCATTCGAGTTTGTGTACACAGTTGCAGGTGCACCAGATTTTGTGCAGAAAGAAGGAACGGGATAGGGATCAGATCCATCCTTACAAAGTTATAGAAATTACACCTCCACCCACCAGTCTTGGGGTTCGCTGCCTTTCACCTGTAATTACTTCTGCCTCTTTCATCAATCTCTCTTTTTGCTCTGTTCTTGTCAATTATATACACAACATTGTTCCTTTTTGCTTATATGATTTAAGAtggaaaaaaaagaatatacaaGAGCCCTCAACCCTATGAGTTATAAGCTTTTGGGTTGCTTATGGGAGCTTGTTAAGACCAGCTCCAATATTATTTAGTATTTCACTTCTAATGATGTttctaattattaaattattaataatatatttaatgtaGCAAGGGAAAAGTTGTGAGGAAacaaattatgtataattaGAGATATgaatcttttattattataaattcaaataaggCATGTATAGAGTCCCCTGAAAAAGAAGGCATGTGAGTAATGCTCATCTACTAAGGCACCGGAATGTTGGAGCACTAAAGCAACTCTAACAACTTctttattttgactcttacatataGATTTGAGGAGGATGGACAACAAAGTTGCCGGAAGAGTCTCCTCGTGAATCCTCAAATCATCACTGACAGCCTTTTCGTACTCTTATTTCTTTCACTAATGAAGAGCTCTTAGAGCATCTATGACTGTTTTCTAACTCATTAgccatatataaaataataaattagattCTATTGACTTTGGACATAGACAGGGAATGTCATTTCCAACAATGATCATTATACTCCttccatatattatatttttattattaaaagaggGTGTTCGTAAtatttatactaaaatattagtTAGGCGACCTTAGAGAAAGAGATTCCTTAATAAACGGAATGGAGGAGTGTCCCCATGATTTAAGTAATCATATACATTGTTAAATGTATGTTGTGCCCCAGTTTTGGTATGGGTATGATCTAGGCCATAATGTTTTGATAAAGTTCGGTTACGTCTGCTAATAGTGTGAGGTTCAAGGTCTAGCAGGGAGCTTCACCTTACCCTGCAGAATGCACGGAGGTCCCAGGGTGATTGATGGTCCTCTAGGAGAAGCTCCATGAGGTCTGTATGCCTGAGGTTCGAGTTAAGATAAGATTCACATGTATAACTAGATGAGGTCGAGGTGGTTGCTTAAATAATATTCTATAAAAAATTGCAATATAATAATACAAGTGAGCTCTTATACTTATAACTAGATATTTGATGTATAcaacttttatttaattatatgtatcttataacagtcttatattaaaaaagatataaaacaAATAGTATAAATAACATTAAGATGACAACTAAATAGAAGctaaatgaaaaagaaagaattagaaaattaaacaaatatcgCTTACTGCACAACAATATAAAGGCAtctgaataaaattaaataactatatgGTAGCGacaacaagaaaataaaatgcaTCTTCCACTGTAactattttatgtatattttctgtggattatatatttatataagttatatttaaatttaatatattttggaatttaacaaataatatgtaTTCGAtgtgaaatgattttttttaataacttatagaCGGATGCTTTTTAAGGGCAAACAAGTTCTTGTACATGTTACTCTTTTAAGGCCTCTCATTATTTGCATGTCCTTTTACTTCACTCTACCAGTTGACACATTTCATGTCTTTTAGAACAACATAAAGTTAAAGATAACACTTGATTCCTAGCTTGGAGTATTCCACTTCCACCCATATGtgcttatatatgtttttcattTTACAAGAGAAGTCAATATCCCCGCACAGACATGACACGTGGACAATGTGTTACCTGGACTATCTGGAGCATGTACAATATAAATGTATTAAAGAGTCCAACACGAGTATTCAAGTTGAAATAAAGAGTCTGGGCAATAATGAATGGAAATGGAAGCTTTTTTCGAACCAATTTCCCTACCTATAGTTTATCAACTAGGTAGACGGACTGGTTTTGTTACCTATAGACAAACAATAGTTAAATTATTGCAAAAATATTGATGCTTGAAGAAATGCTGTGCCATGCCAAAGTACTATGTTCAAGGTACTTTGTAATTTGGTAGTATGGATGCTGCTGGGCAATAAGCCAATAATCCAAGAcaatcaaataatataatactGAAGACCATCTTCAAATAATTGTGTTCCTTACAGTATTACAATGGCCTATGTTTCTATAATTCGATCATATATGCACTGTAGTTCTGTCTATTATGTTGTCTGACTATGTTTGTAAACTATCTTATGACTACAGAACTTGCAATGTGGAGAAAGTGTGACAATTGAAGGCAAAACTTACACTATTTCGGCTGTTACTCATCGTTACCAACTGCGCAAAGGTAAGTACCAACCTAGCGAGAAGAGGCTTGATGTTCTGTCCACAGGAAGATacatcttaaatttatatttggaAAACTTGTTAGAACAATCTTGAGATTGTCATGGCTGTAATTACTTGTATTAGAGAGGCATTTTCTCCCTATTGGTCTGGGATAAAAGCCCACTTCCAATTatatataatccattaaaagtattactccctcccgtctctcatttctttacattttttttgcactgctcgacacgcattttaatgcgcatataaaacaaagtttgataacttatttttaaaatttttctcttttgtataaaaatataaacatcaaatttttattcagaagaaaaaaaattaaaaataattatcaaaatacattttatgagagcattaaAATGTGTGCCGAGCCTCCGTGCCcagagggggacggagggagtaccatttTGCCTTGTTCAAGCGGACATATCCCATCAATCTTGAATCTTGAGTATAACAATATCCTCGTAATAAAAGATACATAGACCTTTTTCAATTGATGTAGAATTCAGGTTTTTAACCAAGAATACTCTTTTTTCTTTCCAACATAGGCTTCAGTCAGCAATCAGCATTCTTTTCAAAGAATCTTCATCAGAAATTTCAGTTATATGGACAACAATCAATAATGGATAATATTTGTTTCTCTCGGACACATTATCAAATTCACGTACAAATAATACCGGCTTTGTGTGTGACAAGTTGATAACATATAACATCCTCCGTCTCTAAAACATGAAGGTAGATTTTCTGACGCATATTAGAATATACCACCGAAAAAAATATACCATACAGAAATATACAGGCATGTGAATCAGTGAGTATCACCTGCAGCAAGCATCAACCATCTTGATGTATATGCAAATCACTACTTAACTAATATTCGATACCAGAACCTTACTACAACACAGCAAACTAGCAGATACCACCAAGTACTGCACTAGTACAACACAGCAAACTAGCAGATATCTTGATGACACAATTTTGATTAATACAAATCACTACTAAGAAAGTTAAAACCATGGTTTTGGCCTAATATCATATCCTCAGGTTTCAGAGCTATCTAAATGGGGGTAACTTTAGCCAGCAGAAGCTTTTGCCAAATCTTCACCAGGTAGATCATCTTCATCATGGTAGATGTTCTCTGCCATCTGCCATATTTGAAGTATGTTGTCTTCGGCGACACTAGCAATCACCCACGGTTCACACGGGTTCCATGAAAAGTCTGAAATTTTGCTTGTGTGACCACCGTGTATAAACAGAAGCTCTGGTGGGCCATCTTCAGCATCCTCTGGTGTTTGTGCTTCATCAATTCTGTAGATAAACATAGAAcaaatattaatgaattgtatCAGTCCTGCCTGGAACCAAACCTTGCATCAATTAGATGATATTACCTGTTCTACGTTAAAAAATTTAGAagctaaataaaacaaaattgtcAACAAAGAAATTTGATGGTCGCACTACCTGCTAAGATCCCACACCATCAGCCTCCTACCCAGACAACAAGAAGCTAATATTGTTTCATTCTTTGGACTCCACCCAACTTGGAAAACCTCTTCTCTGTTGTCCAAATTATCAACAAATTATTTCAGAATATGCATTGTAATCTGAAGGAATTGGCAAGAACAAAGATTATATTACATAATGGCAAACATCACACACACAATGACGAAATCTTACTTGTGAGAATCAAAGGTATGAAGAGCATTGGAGAGCTTGCGAAGATCAAACAGCTTCACTGTCTTATCAGTAGAGCCCGTGGCCAGAACCCATTCATTGAAAGGGTTAAAAGATAAACAATTAacctacaaaaaaaaaaacatttcgaCGGACTTTCATATTTTCCTTCGAGAAAAGATATCATTTTACTTCTGAATCATCTTAGGCTGTGTTATTCAAAATAGATTGAAGGTGAAGCAACAAATCCAAAATGAGAGTAATATGACAACTTAAACACATGTAATATGGTGATTCTTTTCATGACAGCATACATCAACATATTTCATTACCACTTGAGCACTTAAACATATGCAAAATTCATGGTCCAATAGATGAGTATTGTGagtctctaaactctgatacaaaCCTCACTTTGATGAGCAACTACCGACTGAATAGGCTTCGTCACTGAAGGAGTTCGGAGATCCCATATATGCAGATATTGATCATCCCCAACAGACCCGAATAAATATTCATGCCGCAGATGCCATGCTACATCTTCGACAACTCCTTCATGGAtctattattgaaaaaatatcaagaaaTTAAAAACAAACCTCACACAAAAGCAATAATTAACCACAACTGATGTACCAGTGTTAAATGTtaatcaacaaaaaataaagataaactAACAGCCAGTGGTTAATACAAACTAAGTTTCTAATGTACTATGACGCACCTATCAGGTGTTTGTATAATTTCCTAAATGTGAGGTCAATAATCATGATTTAACCGATAAGAAAAAGTACCTTAAAAATTTGCATGGCATCCAGAGCCTTATTTTTAGGCGTAGCATTGACATCCCAGAGGCATATCTGAGAATCATCGGAACCACTTAAAAGGTGGCCCTGTTTGAATTGACTCCAGGACAAGCCGTATCCTTCTGTGCTGTGGCCCCGTAACCTCAAATCTGGATTACATTCACCATCCGCAGGAGGCTTGGAAGGATGCTTGCTGTAATCAAAGAGGTATACTTCGGCACTCACCGTCTTGGTGGCAATAATAAAGGGATTCTGCGGCATATAGCGTGCCCTGTTAACCTCTCCATCGTGATGTATTTGCTGAATGATTTGGACCTGGGCAAGCATAATATATGCATAATAggattaaattatataacagtAATAACAAACAACCAAAGAAACAAAGAACTGGGTTCTagagaaagaaaataataatatatataagcgCTTATTTTGGAAGAAATGTACACAAAACTCtacttttttctgaaataagtcCTTACCTTGGCGTTGGCGGCACCGAAACCACCGAGATTGGAGCGGTCATCATCAGCATAATGCCGGGCATCATTCTCGGCATCTTCAAGAGGGAGCTGAAGCTGCGCCACAATGAGATAATTGGGTTCGTCTTGAGAAGTATGAGTGCCCAAAATCATCTTCTGAACGGAGTAATCCGTTCCGGGTTGTTCTTGTCGATCGGGGAGCCACTCGACAGTGAGAGAAGGCCATTCGAGAGCATGAGTAATGACGAGATCGTAGAGAAACGGAGTATTCTTTTTCCATATCTTGTACTCCTCGTTTATCAATCTCTCTTCGATCTCTCCCCCACTCTCCGACGACTCTCTCCCATTCCCCATCATCGTCCTCTACTGTATGTCTGTATCTCTCCCCTTTTCCCCAAACTACAATTAAACTATCCATCCGGGTCAGGGTTTTGTCTTCTCACTTCCTCTTCTTGGGTTGGGCTTCTCAATTTTACAATTTCAACCCATTCACAAATTATTcataataactatatatatattttttgaagaaattataaatatatattattttattcaacacACGAAATATTCATCTAAAATGAGTTCATGTGATGTGATATGTTCAAACTTGAAAATTTGGAGTTGATATTTGGttgacaaattttttattatatgagaTCAATgacttattaaaatattacaataatAAAGTTTATAAAAAAGCTTTATTTGGAAAACCACATTCAAATAAGATGATTTCAactttgtaatataaaatagaagagaaaaataatatgttcaaAAATGTATTCGttgacaaattttatattatatgaggTCAACGActtactaaaatataataataataaagtttaAATAAAGTAACTTATTTGGAAAATCACATTCATGATTTCAactttgtaatataaaataatagaaaaaaaataatatgttcaaAATGAATATCTTACAATTTTATAGTTTTAAAGGTCTCTTAACTTTAAATTACTTGTAATTATTACACacacataatttttattaaattataaatcaattaaagTTAGTGGTTTAAAGGGtcttaattcttaaaaatatattaattaaaattggaCAACatgtttaatataatattcatttgtTGATAATTCATCTACTTACAAAATAATTGtattaatcatatttttaatagtaCGCCATCTTCTGAAGCTAACttatatactaaatatatttatagacttttaagatttattaattttttttaaaaaattcattataatatattgagaaatttacaagaatatatatatttttaacttttgtttACAATTTTACTACTCCTCACTTACACTTTCTATTATATACTACAGTTTTTTAGTTATACCGTTGCTTTTGTCTATCACCTTTCCTCTTTTCAAAATTACGACCTCTCCTTCGTCTCTCTCACCGGGCATTCCTTCGTTTCTCGCTGCTTCCGTCGTCCTCGCTGCTTACTTCGTCTCTCGCAAGTCTCTCCACCGCCGTCGACCTCTCTCAACAGGtatacctctctctctctctctcactcacacacacacacatatgtatgtATTTCTGTGCGGGTACATGGACTTCTTTGGTTACAGTTTGTACGATTGTATTGTTATAATCAGATTAATTAAGTTAGGCTTTTATTAGCAGTGATGTTAATTATACCTATGATGAATTATTTGATGGAGTCATGGAGTGAAAGAAGAAAGTTAGTGGCAGACTGGAGATTGCAAGAGTATATTAGGGAATGcaattttaatatgtttatgGATATCAAAAACATGAACTAGTGTATTCTAACTGTTATTATAGAGTTTGTTACAAATAGATTTTTCTGAGGTGCTGTTTGTTCAATTGGTATTCATTGGTCAAGTCGCATCCTTAAGTATAATATGGTACTTGTTTTGGTCCATTGCATTTGCAACGCACCATGTAAGAGGTGGGTTTTAGGGTGGCAGTTTTTGAGCTTGTGCTAATGTCAGAGTAAATGTGTTTATTAAATTAGGATGTGCATGTCATTAACTTGTAGGCCGATTGGagatatatgcatatattatGAAGATCGGTAGGGTCAAGTACCTATTATTCCCATACTGCCTCCGTGCCTGAacactcaaatttattatttagaatGAATGTGTAAATGAATAGTTGTATCATGCAATAGCAGTTAGGGTTGCAACTATTGCAACAGATGATAGGTTATTTATTGCAAAACTTTTTGTTAGCTTGTTCATGCAAAGTCCTTTATAGTTTATATCCTACTTTGTTGTCGAATATACAACTTTAATATCAATTTTGCACcatttaatttgttttgttgCATAAAAAGATAATCACTGATAGTTATATGATGGAGCTTTATGTCtcttttcataatatattttttggcaGTTGCAAACATGATTCACACAAGGTTGTCGTCATCCCCAAGTTCGAAGTCCAAATCCGATTTGCCACCAAAGCAAAAGATAGATAAAAAATCCAAGGCAACCTTGATAAGGCTAGGCCAGTTATCCAAAGTGATCAGTTTTCCATTGATAAGGCTTCCCCGGGCTCAACGTCCGATATAGCTACGCCTTCAAAACGCAAGATAACTCAAAAAACTAAAGCTGTTGTCAAGGATAAGATGTCCAAGTTAGCCATTCACAATGatcctattttttttaatgaggtACTTActattcctatttttccttttttgtgTTATCTTTGTAGGCCTCGCAGGGGCACTCATAAAATATGTCTCTTTGTATCAGTTGCAACCTTTCAACCATGTTTGCAGAAGTTGCAACCATGGTTGCAACCATGTTTGCAACATCTGTAACcatgtttgcaacttttgcaaccaaatttgcaacttctgcaaccaTGCTTGCAAAGGTTGCAAACATGGTTGTAGCttgtaattaaatatttgtaaaggcttacATGTTGCTGACACATGTCTTGTTTTCAAATACAGGGGATTGAATTATGTTATTCCAGTTAAAGATCACAAAACAGCGAAGCTGAGTACCAACAATAAGTATGAACTTATTAAGGATATATGGAAAGCGTTATCATCACAGCAGCTATCTCTTTTTGCTTCCGGCTGCTTTGGAAATTTTACCCGGCTATCATCTTTCAAG
Protein-coding regions in this window:
- the LOC108193944 gene encoding uncharacterized protein LOC108193944, yielding MAMLWNIPAHRKLQVHQILCRKKERDRDQIHPYKVIEITPPPTSLGVRCLSPNLQCGESVTIEGKTYTISAVTHRYQLRKGKYQPSEKRLDVLSTGRYILNLYLENLLEQS
- the LOC108205527 gene encoding WD-40 repeat-containing protein MSI1, producing MMGNGRESSESGGEIEERLINEEYKIWKKNTPFLYDLVITHALEWPSLTVEWLPDRQEQPGTDYSVQKMILGTHTSQDEPNYLIVAQLQLPLEDAENDARHYADDDRSNLGGFGAANAKVQIIQQIHHDGEVNRARYMPQNPFIIATKTVSAEVYLFDYSKHPSKPPADGECNPDLRLRGHSTEGYGLSWSQFKQGHLLSGSDDSQICLWDVNATPKNKALDAMQIFKIHEGVVEDVAWHLRHEYLFGSVGDDQYLHIWDLRTPSVTKPIQSVVAHQSEVNCLSFNPFNEWVLATGSTDKTVKLFDLRKLSNALHTFDSHKEEVFQVGWSPKNETILASCCLGRRLMVWDLSRIDEAQTPEDAEDGPPELLFIHGGHTSKISDFSWNPCEPWVIASVAEDNILQIWQMAENIYHDEDDLPGEDLAKASAG